CGGCAGACATGATCAAGGCAAACAGCCCGCCACAAAACTCGGCCTTCGCCATTGCAGGGGCTGTTTTATTGATCATCGGGGCTGTTCTGGTCGTCTTTCGACGGATATGAACTTAACAGCCCATTTATGCCAGAATGCACCTACATGCAGTGGCAGATCATTTTTGCCAGTCACGCAGGGCCTTTACTGCCCCCAGCATGGTTTGTTCGCTGTGCGCAAAGGAAAACCGCACATAGGATTTGCCGCGAAACGGATCAAAATCGGTGCCCGGTGTTACGGCAACACCTGTTTCATCCAACATGCGTTTGCAGAAAGCCTCGCTATCATCTGTATGACGCGAGACGTCGGCATATAAATAAAACGCCCCATCCGCCGGGGCGAACTGGTCAAACCCGGCCTTGGGCAATTCATTGAGTAAAATCTCGCGATTCCGGGCGTAAGCAGCAATATTGCCCTGCAATTCCTCTTCGCAGTCAAAGGCGGCAACGGCGGCCAATTGCGACAGGGTTGGGGCCGAAATAAACAGGTTTTGCTGCAAACATTCCACCTGGCGCACCAGATCAGGCGGCACCACCGCCCAACCCAAACGCCAGCCGGTCATGGAAAAATATTTGGAAAAGCTGTTTACGATAAAGGCATCGTCGCCAAATTCGACAGCCGTAGAATCGGCCACATCACCAAATGAAATGCCCTGATAAATCTCGTCAGAAATCAGGCGAATGCCCTTGGCCTTGCAGTAGGCCACCAATTCGGCAAATTTCTCGCGTGAGACCATGCTGCCCGCAGGATTGGACGGGCTTGCCAGAATAAGGCCATCTACCGGCTTATCCAACGCCTCCAACATCGCAACAGTTGGCTGATAATGGCTTTCGGGCCCGGCCATAAGGGTGACGGTTTCAATCCCCAGTGCGCCTAGAATATTGCGATAAGCAGGATAGCCTGGGGCCGCCATAGCAACACGGTCGCCTGCATCAAAAGCGGCCAAAAATGCCAATACAAAAATCGAGGATGACCCGCTGGCCACACAAATGCGCGACGGGTCCAGCGACACGCCGAATTTACGCTGATAATGCCCGCAAATGGCATTGCGCAAGGGGGCAACACCTAACGCATCGGTATAACCAATCAAATCGTCCTCAAGGGCACGGGCGGCAGCTTCACGCACCTTGCGCGGGGCCGGTGTGCCCGGTTGTCCGACCTCAAGGTGATACACCGCCTTGCCGCTTTGCTGGCGCATATTGGCCGCGCGCAAAACATCCATCACGATAAAGGGCGAAATGGCCCCGCGTTCCGATTTTTTCAGCGTCATCTTCCATCCAGTCCGTCAAAACGAAACCTGCCTGTATGAAAACCACACAGGCAGGAAATGGGCATCACGAGTCAGGCCCAGTTAGCGGCCCATTGCCATCCCGGCCCCGGCCGGATCGGCCACAAACTGGCAACTTTCAGGATGCGGCGGAATACCCTGCGGGCAGAACACCCGGTTCACCAGTGACACACCGTCATTATTCAGCGGGACATTAGCCGCACTGCCAGCCCCTTCCAGATCTTCGGCCATTTGCGCAATCTGTTTGGTGGCACCAGCGGGCGTATCGCTCCCCGCGATACCATAATAGAATTCCCAAACATTGGGATTCACCTTCAGAACCGGACCAACCAGAGGCGGCGACACATCCCCGCTGGCAAGATCAAGACCAAAGGCATCTGCGCCGATTCCCACGCCAAACGGTTCGGTCATGGTGGTTTCGCAGGCAACGGCATTTGCCGCGACATCCACAACAACAAACCCGCTGCGCCCGCCTTTGGCGGCATTGGCCGGTGCGTTATCAATATCGGCGAGATACCGGTTCAAAACCCCGACCAGATCATCGGTTCCTGCAATAACATCCTTCCCGGTTGTCGATTTGGGAGCCTGCGTGAAATAAATATTTTCATTGCCAGACTTCACCGCCGTCGCTTCACGCCAGACGGGTTTGTAATTGTTGAGATCAGCAAGGGTTAATGTGCCCCCCGCAGCAGTCACTGCTTTGACTATCTGGCTGGCCAGTACGCCATTATAAAAATCACCCGGTCCTTTAACCCGAAGCGAGGTTAACAACGCCCCCAGGCCCATTTGCTGTACCCGGTCGCCCACTTTCAGAAGCTGACCATCCCGGCTGTAGATATTTGCCAACGACGGCGTAGAGAGGATTTTATCGCGTGATGCGTCAATATCGGTTTTAAGAGATCGCGACAACGGCACGCCAAAACGCGCATCCTGCTCGGCACTGGCAAGCAATTGCCCCCAGTTCAAACGGCCGTAACGCGCGCTAAGGGCATAAAGGCCACGCGGTACGCCCGGCACTGCCGTATGAATTTGCCCATCCGCTGTTTGCGTTCCCGAACGGGGCCAAAAATCCAGAACCTCGACCTTTTTCGCCGCACGATCATGCACAATACACACGCCGCCGCCGCCAATCCCGGCGACCGAGGGTTTGGTCACTGTCATGGTGGCATACAGGGCCACGGCGGCATCAGCAGCAGTGCCCCCTGCCGAAAGAACATCACGCGCGGTTTGCACGGCAAGAGGTTCATCAGCGGTCACACCGCCCAGAACGCCCTTCACTGCCCCGATCTGGCCAAGATTTTGTGGTGTGCTACTACATGCGCCAAGCATGGCAGTCATTGCGCAAACAGCGGCGATCCGCCATGATGGCTGACCAAATGACTTTTCGCCTGGCCCGGATGAACGAACATACGGAACGCATATTTTGCTTAGACGCATTTTAACACTCACTGCCATTTTCCTTGTTGCCTTGCCCAGCGCAGTTTTCGCTCAAGGCCGTTCATTTATCCGTGACACGGAAATCGAAGAAACCCTTCGTCTCTATGCCACGCCCATCTTCAAGGCCGCTGGCCTCGATCCACAGGCTGTATCGGTTTACATCGTTTCCGATAACAGTCTCAATGCGTTCGTTGCCGGCGGGCAAAAACTTTTTATCAATACCGGGCTTCTGTTGAAAGCAGATACTCCCGAACAGGTGATAGGCGTGATCGCCCACGAAACCGGCCACATTGCCGGTGGTCACCTTTCACGCGTCCAGGACCAATTGCGTAACGCATCAGCAATTTCCATTCTTTCCACCGTGTTAGGTGTCGCTGCCGGTGTTGCTGCCGGCCGGGCCGATGTAGGAACAGCCGCCGTTATTGGCGGGCAAAATATTGCCCAGCGTAACTTTCTGGCCTATTCACGCACCCAGGAAAGCAGTGCGGACCAGGCCGGCGTCAAATTCCTGACGGCGGCGGGCATTTCCGCCCGCGGCATGCGCGATTTCATGGAAAAGCTGGAAGGACAGGAACTGTTGAGTGCCGCCAACCAGGACCCGTATCTGCGCAGCCACCCGCTGACCACCGAACGTGTCGAGTTTCTTGAAAACTATGTTGCCAACTCGCCGCTTAAGGATGCCAAGGTTTCCCCGGCCCTGTACGAACGCCATGCCAGGATGCGGGCCAAATTGTATGCCTTTACCAACGGCCTGCAAATGACGCTGCGCCAGTACCCCGATTCTGATACCAGCGTGGCCGCACGTTATGCCCGCGCCATTGCCTATTATCGCGACTCGCAGTTGCAACCGGCACTGGACCGCATTAATGCCCTGATTGCCGATGAACCGGAAAACCCCTATTTCGCCGAGCTTAAAGGCCAGGTATTACTGGAATTTGGCAAGGCCAACGAGGCAATCGCCCCTTTGCAAAAGGCCATTCAGCAGTCCGATGGTGCGCCGCTCATTCGTATTTTGCTGGCCCATGCCGAACTGGAAACCAACAATCCAGACATGCTGCCCGATGCGAAAGAAAACCTTCTCGCAGCCCTGTCAAAGGAACGGGACAACGCATCGGCCTGGCGTTTCCGCGCCATTACCGAATCCCGGCTTAATAACCAAGGTGAGGCCTCGCTTTCCCAGTCGGAATACAGCCTTCTGACCGGGGATCGCAGTGCGGCGCGCTATCATGCTGTTCAGGCGGATCGCGAACTTAAAAGCGGCACCGCCCCCTGGCAACGTGCACAGGATATTTTGCGCGCGACGGAACCCGACAAACAAAACTAACCCCTGCTAGCCAATCTCCTGCAAACCGGCGTGCATGTGGCAGCAAATGCTTCATCGCGCCGGTTGGCCGTTACAGGCGACAAAACAGCTTTCAGCAACAGGATTGGTACTCTAACGCGATCTGTCTTTATTTCTGTAATATGCGCCTGCTGGCGAAAGAAACGTCCTATGCCGAAATACCCGTTTTTACAGTCTATCAGGCCCGTGCAATGGGGTACCAAGCCAGCTTTGGCTCTGGTTTTGTGTTTTTTAGCCGCTGCCTGCACCTTGCCAGGGGCCGGGGTAAATGCCGATGGCGGGCTAAAACTGCTTTATGCGCCTTTCTCGCTACGCCCCGATAAACTGCCTGAATACTGGCTTTATGCAATATCACCGCTTGATGGCACATCATCGGCTAAGCAAACAAAAACACCTGAACATGCTGCCCGGAACGATGCGCTGTTCTGGGATGATATTGACGGACGCATCGCGCTCGGCATTTCTTCACATCCATCGCAAAACCAGCCGATACAGTTGGGACGACGCACCAATGTCGCCATTCTTGGCAGTCCCTTCCTGTCGTTTGACTGGCAATTGCGGGGCGGGGCCAAAGCGGGCGATACCACCCTCATTCTCGGGTTCAAAAACCAAAAGGCCACCCGCTGGACGGAGAGCGATCTGGGCATTGGCCTGCCCGGTGCGGATTATATTTTACAAATTCCAGTTGGCGGCAGCCCGGTGGGGCAAACGCCCCTGCTCAATCATCCTGCCCCGGATGAAACCGGCTATTGGCAAACCGATTATCTGGACCTTGCCACATTACACCGCCATTACTGGCCCGCGGCAAATACCCGCGATGTCAAACTTGTCTGGATCGGCATTGCCGCCGCCCCGCACCCAGGCCGCCCAACCAATGCTGTGACCTATCTCTCGCATATTTTACTTTCCCGTTAGGGAACCGTCCCGTATCAAGGGAAAAGACAATTTACAATAGTGCTGCCATCAATGGCACCTGACAGGTGAACAGGAATTTCAATGCCTTTGCATATTTTCAAAAAAGCCGCCGGATTTGCCGCCATCGCCCTGCCCTTGTCGATCATGGCAATGTCCCCGGCCCATGCTGCAGATGACAGCCTGTCTGACGCGCAGCAAAAGCAGGTTGAAACCATGATTGAAAGCTACCTCATGGACCATCCTGATGTGCTGCTCAAGGCGCTGCAAAATGTGCAAACCTGGCAAATGGCCGAAAAAACCCGCCTGCAGGACGAAGCCATTGCCCCGGTCTGGCAGGCACTGACCAGCAAAGACTCCAGCGCCCCATCGGTTGGCGCGGCAAACGCCCCGGTCACAGTTGTTGAGTTTTTTGACTATCAGTGTGGTTATTGCAAGCGCGCCTTTGATGATGTGATGGCAATGGCCGATGACGACACACAAAAAATCCGCACCGTATTTCTGGAATTACCCATCCTGACACCGGAATCACTGGTGGCAGCAAAGGCCGCCCTGGCCGCGCAAAAGCAGGGCAAATATCTTGAGCTGCACCGCGCCATGATGGGCAGCCGTGGCAAACTGACCGATGATCGCATTGACGAACTGGCCGCTGGTGCCGGTATTGATGTGGCAAAGATGCGCAAGGATATGAATGGCGATGACATTCGCCAGGAACTGTCGCGCAATGCCGCAATGGCAAAATCGATTGGCGTGAATGGCACCCCGGCCTTTTTGATCAATGGCACCCTGGTCGCCGGTGCCGATATGGAACGGGTCAAGTCGCTGGTGGATGCCGGACTGGAAAAAGAGTCCTGACCTGAACGCGCCAACATTGGCAGTTTTTCAGTTTCGTTAGCAAAATAAACAAAAAGGCTCCGTTTCCATATCGAAACGGAGCCTTTATTCTTAAACGGGTTAACGACCGATCAAATGATCCCGGCTAACGGCGAGGATGGATCAGCATAACGTTTACGCGGCATACGCCCGGCCAAAAAGGCCTCGCGCCCGGCAATCACCGCATGTTTCATCGCGCGTGCCATACGAATGGGGTCTTTGGCACCGGCAATGGCCGTGTTCATCAAAACACCATCACAGCCCAGCTCCATCGCATAGGATGCCTCGGATGCCGTGCCAACACCGGCATCAACCAGCACCGGCACCTTGGCGTTTTCCTTGATCAGGGCAATATTGACCGGGTTGATGATCCCCATGCCCGACCCGATTAGCGAGCCCAGCGGCATGATGGCAACACAGCCCATATCCTCCAGCATTTTTGCCTGGATGGGGTCATCGCTGCAATACACCATCACATCGAAACCTTCCTTGATCAGGATTTCGGCAGCTTTCAGGGTTTCAGGCATATTGGGATACAGGGTTTTCTGATCGCCCAAGACCTCCAGCTTTACCAAATTCCAGCCCCCGGCTTCGCGGGCCAGGCGCAGGGTGCGCATGGCATCGTCGGCGGTAAAGCAGCCAGCGGTATTTGGCAAATAGGTGTATTTTTTCGGATCCACATAATCAACCAGCATCGGCTGGCTGGGGTCGGTCACATTCACCCGGCGCACGGCAACGGTAACAATTTCCGCACCCGATTCTTCAATTGCCAGGCGGGTTTCCTCAAAATCGCGATATTTGCCGGTGCCAACCAACAGGCGGGATTTAAAACTGTGCCCGGCCACGACAAAGCTGTCATCCGCCGCAGCGGCCAGTTCCGGTTCTCCCGAACCACCGCCAATAAAATGAACGATCTCCAGCCGGTCGCCCTCGCCCAGCTCAGTCGCACCATAGGCCGTTTTAGGCACAATCTCCAGATTACGCTCCACGGCGACCTTGGTTGCGGCAATATTCAATTGCGCAAGCAGGTCGGCGACGGTGGGGGCATTTTCGATGATACGGTCTTCACCATTGATCGTAAGGCGCATTGTTCTGCTGACTTTCCTAATCCTTGAATGCTGCCGGGCAGTATGGTCAGCACCGGGAACGAAGGCAAGACGTGATCCATCCCCCCGCCGCAATACCACGACACACCCCGACAAATGCGTGCCTTAACGGTGCCTTCACATCAAAGCTGGCATATTGCGTGATCTGGATGTAAGGAATGCGGCGTTGCGTCAGACTTTCGTCGTGGTATAAACGCACCACAAACTGTTGGATATGTGAGACCGGATGACAAAACCCGTCTACATCTTAAATGGCCCTAACCTTAATCTTCTGGGACAGCGTCAGCCCGAAATTTACGGTGCGACCACGCTCGAGGATATAAAGTCACTGTGCGAGAACCATGCCGCGACACAGGGCCTGGAAATTGCCTTTCATCAAAGCAATCACGAAGGTGTTCTGGTTGACCAGATACAGGAAGCCCGTGTAAAGGGATGCGGCATCATTTTGAATGCTGCGGCCTATACTCATACATCGGTCGCTATTCTTGATGCCTTGCTGGCATCTGACCTGCCGATCATCGAGGTACATCTGTCGAATATTCATCAGCGCGACACATTCCGGCACCATTCCTTTGTTTCAAAGGCAGCAAAAGGCATGATTTGCGGCTTTGGTGCCCAAGGGTATGTTCTTGCCCTCGACGCGTTGAAACCCCTTATCGCTCCATCATCATAAAAGATAGTCGAAATGAGCAAGTTCAACATCGATAACGACGCCATTCGCCAGCTTGCAGAATTGCTGGACGAAACCAATCTCACGGAAATTGAAGTTGCCGATGGCGACAACAAAATCCGCGTTGCCCGCCAGGGCACCACCTATGCTGCCGCACCGGCCCCGGTTGCCGCTGCTCCGGTTGCTGCTGCAGCACCGACTGCTGCCAGCAGCGGTGATCTTTCATCGCATCCGGGTTGCGTTAAATCGCCGATGGTGGGTGTTGTCTATTTCGCACCGGAACCCGGTGCCGCACCGTTTATCACCGCAGGCAGCACCGTTGCCGAAGGTCAGACCCTGATGCTGATTGAAGCCATGAAAACCTTCAATCCGATCCGCGCACCGAAGGCTGGTAAAATCAGCCAGATCATTGCGACCGACGGCAACCCCGTCGAATATGACGAGCCGCTGGTCATCATTGAATAATCCGGGGTTATACCGCAATGTTTGAAAAAATCCTGATTGCCAACCGGGGCGAGATCGCGCTGCGTATCCAGCGCGCCTGCCGCGAAATGGGCATCAAAACCGTTGCGGTGCATTCCACCGCCGATGCCAATGCCATGCATGTTCGCCTGGCCGATGAAGCCGTGTGTATTGGTCCGGCAGCATCGCGTGACAGCTATCTGAATATTCCGGCCATCCTGTCGGCGGCCGAAATTACCGGGGCCGAAGCCATCCATCCCGGTTATGGCTTTCTCTCGGAAAGTGCCGATTTCGCTGCAATGGTCGAAGAACACGGTTTTGCCTTTATCGGCCCCAGCCCGGAACATATCCGGACGATGGGCGACAAGATTATGGCAAAACAGACGGCCGAAAAACTTGGCATTCCTGTTGTGCCGGGATCCGATGGTGAAATTACCACCGTTGAACAGGCCAAAAAATGTGCCGCCGACATCGGCTATCCGGTCCTGATCAAGGCATCCGGCGGCGGTGGTGGCCGTGGCATGAAGGTTGTGGAACGCGATGAAGACCTGGCCGAAGCCTTTTCCATGACCCGCAAGGAAGCCTTGCAGAACTTCGGTAATGCCGCTGTTTACATGGAAAAATATCTGGGCAAGCCACGCCATATCGAATTGCAGGTGATTGGCGATTCACACGGCAATGCCGTGCATCTGTTCGAGCGTGACTGCTCCCTTCAGCGCCGCCACCAGAAAGTTCTGGAAGAAGCCCCGGCACCCATGCTCTCGCCCGAGGAACGGGCGCGCATTGGTGGCATCGTTGCCAATGCCATGCGCGGCATGGGCTATCGCAATGCCGGGACCATCGAGTTTCTTTATGAAAATGGCGAGTTCTATTTCATTGAAATGAACACCCGTTTGCAGGTGGAACACCCGGTGACAGAGGCCATTTCAGGCGTTGATCTGGTGCGTGAACAGATCCGCGTTGCCGCCGGCATGGAACTGTCCTTTATCCAGGATGACATTGAAATCAATGGTCATGCCATTGAATGCCGCATCAATGCCGAGGACCCGCAAACCTTTGTGCCCTCGCCTGGTAAAATTCAGGAATATCATGCGCCAGGCGGTCTGGGTGTGCGTGTTGATAGCGGCATTTACACCGGCTATTCCATCCCGCCCTATTACGACAGCATGATTGCAAAGCTGATCGTGCATGGTCGTGACCGCGAAGAATGTATGATGCGCCTGCGTCGTGCGCTGGCCGAATATGCGATTGGCGGCATCAAAACCACCATTCCACTGCATCAGCGCCTGTTGGCCAATCCTGATATTCAGGCCGGGAATTACGATATTCACTGGCTTGAAAAATTCATGGACATGAAGAAGTAAAACAAAAACCGGGGATCAAACGATCCCCGGTTTTTGTTTATTACCACATCATGATGGTCGGATCGGCGAAGCGTTATTGACAGCCTCAGACTCCGGCGAAGGGGGCTCTATTGGATCGCCAACAGGGTCCTGTGGTTGTTGCACCACTGTTTGTGTCTGCTGTTGCTGTTGCTGCTGTTGCGGTTGCGGTTGCTGCTGCGCCAATATTGAGTTCATTTGCGAGGCATTACTAGAGTTGCTACCATTTAAACTCTGGTTGGCACTTGCCTGACTAATAACCGCACTCACTTGCTGCAATGCAGTTGGGTCGGCAGCTACAACCGTCGGATTATTGACCGCTGCATGTGTATTGGCAGCAACCTGCACACTTGCTGTCGGGTTCGCCTGATATACGACCGGTGATGTTGCAACCCGAACCGCCTGGGTCGCAACCTGCGCAACCTGGGCTGGCGCGGCCTGAATCACATTCGGGTTAACAATAATACGGGCCGCAATTGCGGCCACATTATTGGCAGAAGCTGGCGCGGAAGTCTGAACCGAACCGTTGCTGACAACATTAACAGCCACCTGCGCCGCCGCAAGGGCCGCCTTCGGATTAGACTGAACAAGCTGTTCTGCCGCTGCGACAACCTGCTGGGCAAGCTCCGCTTGCCGCGCCGGATTACCGGCACTCAAGACCTGTATCGCCTGCTGAATAGCACCTGCATTACCAGACAAAAGAGCCGCCCGCAAAGCAGGCGGCAACTGGTTTTGCACCCCCGACTGCTGGGCAAAAGCCGTTGTCGTTCCGTATGCGCCGACAAAAGCCGTCGAAACAAGGAAGGCAACACCAACGGACCGTAAAAGTTTCATAATACCCCCTCAGAAAACATACGGTAAAATTTGCGGATCATGCGCTGAACACGGCAGAAATCAAAACTGGAAGTCACATTTCAAAAACACGGCACCCGCAGCCTGTATTTCCCATTGCCGTTTTCCGTTATTCATCAATATGATAACATTACGGAACAAATTCCCCGTTACGTATAGGATTTATTATACCTAATCGTAATAAAGCAGAATAGAGGAATTTTCATCTTGTTGCGGCAGAGCCAATGCACATATGAAATACAGACACGGACAGAAAAA
The Thalassospira sp. TSL5-1 genome window above contains:
- the accB gene encoding acetyl-CoA carboxylase biotin carboxyl carrier protein, with amino-acid sequence MSKFNIDNDAIRQLAELLDETNLTEIEVADGDNKIRVARQGTTYAAAPAPVAAAPVAAAAPTAASSGDLSSHPGCVKSPMVGVVYFAPEPGAAPFITAGSTVAEGQTLMLIEAMKTFNPIRAPKAGKISQIIATDGNPVEYDEPLVIIE
- a CDS encoding gamma-glutamyltransferase, producing MTAMLGACSSTPQNLGQIGAVKGVLGGVTADEPLAVQTARDVLSAGGTAADAAVALYATMTVTKPSVAGIGGGGVCIVHDRAAKKVEVLDFWPRSGTQTADGQIHTAVPGVPRGLYALSARYGRLNWGQLLASAEQDARFGVPLSRSLKTDIDASRDKILSTPSLANIYSRDGQLLKVGDRVQQMGLGALLTSLRVKGPGDFYNGVLASQIVKAVTAAGGTLTLADLNNYKPVWREATAVKSGNENIYFTQAPKSTTGKDVIAGTDDLVGVLNRYLADIDNAPANAAKGGRSGFVVVDVAANAVACETTMTEPFGVGIGADAFGLDLASGDVSPPLVGPVLKVNPNVWEFYYGIAGSDTPAGATKQIAQMAEDLEGAGSAANVPLNNDGVSLVNRVFCPQGIPPHPESCQFVADPAGAGMAMGR
- the aroQ gene encoding type II 3-dehydroquinate dehydratase; this encodes MTKPVYILNGPNLNLLGQRQPEIYGATTLEDIKSLCENHAATQGLEIAFHQSNHEGVLVDQIQEARVKGCGIILNAAAYTHTSVAILDALLASDLPIIEVHLSNIHQRDTFRHHSFVSKAAKGMICGFGAQGYVLALDALKPLIAPSS
- a CDS encoding M48 family metalloprotease, translating into MLRRILTLTAIFLVALPSAVFAQGRSFIRDTEIEETLRLYATPIFKAAGLDPQAVSVYIVSDNSLNAFVAGGQKLFINTGLLLKADTPEQVIGVIAHETGHIAGGHLSRVQDQLRNASAISILSTVLGVAAGVAAGRADVGTAAVIGGQNIAQRNFLAYSRTQESSADQAGVKFLTAAGISARGMRDFMEKLEGQELLSAANQDPYLRSHPLTTERVEFLENYVANSPLKDAKVSPALYERHARMRAKLYAFTNGLQMTLRQYPDSDTSVAARYARAIAYYRDSQLQPALDRINALIADEPENPYFAELKGQVLLEFGKANEAIAPLQKAIQQSDGAPLIRILLAHAELETNNPDMLPDAKENLLAALSKERDNASAWRFRAITESRLNNQGEASLSQSEYSLLTGDRSAARYHAVQADRELKSGTAPWQRAQDILRATEPDKQN
- the thiS gene encoding sulfur carrier protein ThiS, with the protein product MRLTINGEDRIIENAPTVADLLAQLNIAATKVAVERNLEIVPKTAYGATELGEGDRLEIVHFIGGGSGEPELAAAADDSFVVAGHSFKSRLLVGTGKYRDFEETRLAIEESGAEIVTVAVRRVNVTDPSQPMLVDYVDPKKYTYLPNTAGCFTADDAMRTLRLAREAGGWNLVKLEVLGDQKTLYPNMPETLKAAEILIKEGFDVMVYCSDDPIQAKMLEDMGCVAIMPLGSLIGSGMGIINPVNIALIKENAKVPVLVDAGVGTASEASYAMELGCDGVLMNTAIAGAKDPIRMARAMKHAVIAGREAFLAGRMPRKRYADPSSPLAGII
- a CDS encoding pyridoxal phosphate-dependent aminotransferase; translated protein: MTLKKSERGAISPFIVMDVLRAANMRQQSGKAVYHLEVGQPGTPAPRKVREAAARALEDDLIGYTDALGVAPLRNAICGHYQRKFGVSLDPSRICVASGSSSIFVLAFLAAFDAGDRVAMAAPGYPAYRNILGALGIETVTLMAGPESHYQPTVAMLEALDKPVDGLILASPSNPAGSMVSREKFAELVAYCKAKGIRLISDEIYQGISFGDVADSTAVEFGDDAFIVNSFSKYFSMTGWRLGWAVVPPDLVRQVECLQQNLFISAPTLSQLAAVAAFDCEEELQGNIAAYARNREILLNELPKAGFDQFAPADGAFYLYADVSRHTDDSEAFCKRMLDETGVAVTPGTDFDPFRGKSYVRFSFAHSEQTMLGAVKALRDWQK
- the accC gene encoding acetyl-CoA carboxylase biotin carboxylase subunit: MFEKILIANRGEIALRIQRACREMGIKTVAVHSTADANAMHVRLADEAVCIGPAASRDSYLNIPAILSAAEITGAEAIHPGYGFLSESADFAAMVEEHGFAFIGPSPEHIRTMGDKIMAKQTAEKLGIPVVPGSDGEITTVEQAKKCAADIGYPVLIKASGGGGGRGMKVVERDEDLAEAFSMTRKEALQNFGNAAVYMEKYLGKPRHIELQVIGDSHGNAVHLFERDCSLQRRHQKVLEEAPAPMLSPEERARIGGIVANAMRGMGYRNAGTIEFLYENGEFYFIEMNTRLQVEHPVTEAISGVDLVREQIRVAAGMELSFIQDDIEINGHAIECRINAEDPQTFVPSPGKIQEYHAPGGLGVRVDSGIYTGYSIPPYYDSMIAKLIVHGRDREECMMRLRRALAEYAIGGIKTTIPLHQRLLANPDIQAGNYDIHWLEKFMDMKK
- a CDS encoding DsbA family protein, whose amino-acid sequence is MPLHIFKKAAGFAAIALPLSIMAMSPAHAADDSLSDAQQKQVETMIESYLMDHPDVLLKALQNVQTWQMAEKTRLQDEAIAPVWQALTSKDSSAPSVGAANAPVTVVEFFDYQCGYCKRAFDDVMAMADDDTQKIRTVFLELPILTPESLVAAKAALAAQKQGKYLELHRAMMGSRGKLTDDRIDELAAGAGIDVAKMRKDMNGDDIRQELSRNAAMAKSIGVNGTPAFLINGTLVAGADMERVKSLVDAGLEKES